Genomic DNA from Oenanthe melanoleuca isolate GR-GAL-2019-014 chromosome 15, OMel1.0, whole genome shotgun sequence:
ATGTCGTCTTAAAGGCTAGTTTGAATAATGCTTCTGAAGGACTGAGAACTCACAGAACTACAGTCCGTCTGACAGAGCCGTGCCGCAGCCTCTGCAGAGCGGCCTTAAGAAGTCATGTACAATAAAAATAGGTGACGCCTGTAAAATATTCCATGTCATGACCGACAGACACGGGGCGAGACAAAGGCAGAGCTGCGTGCGGGGTCCCTGGTGAggcctgaggctgctcctggacGGCGCTGGAAGGATCAGGGCGGGGGGGACGCGCGGGGCAGGGGGTGAAGGGGGCCGGGCCTGACGCACCTGCACGCAGAGCTGGTAGCGCTTGAAGAGCTGCCCGCAGGGGTCGCCGGCGCTGTCGCCCTTGAGGAACTTCTCGGCGAACCAGCGGTTGAAGCACTGGTCGTACTCGCGCTTCAGCTCGGTGCACGCCTCGCCCACGCTGTTCATcgcggcggccgcgccggtTCAGgacgggccgggccgggcgcgcCGCCCAGTGACGCACATCCGGCGCGCCGGTGGCGTCACGCGCGGGGCTGTGACGTCAGGCGGCGGAGGCGCGATGCGCGTGCTGTCCCTCGGGCGGTGGCTCCGCGCCGGGAGGGT
This window encodes:
- the TRIAP1 gene encoding TP53-regulated inhibitor of apoptosis 1, yielding MNSVGEACTELKREYDQCFNRWFAEKFLKGDSAGDPCGQLFKRYQLCVQKAIKEKDIPIEGLEFMGPSKGKSENSS